From Cronobacter turicensis z3032, the proteins below share one genomic window:
- the rbsB gene encoding D-ribose-binding periplasmic protein produces MNMKKLATLVSAVALSATVSANAMAKDTIALVVSTLNNPFFVSLKDGAQKEAEKLGYELVVLDSQNNPAKELANVQDLTVRGTKLVLINPTDSDAVGNAVKMANQAKIPVITLDRMAAKGDVVSHIASDNIAGGKIAGNYIAKQAGDGAKVIELQGIAGTSAARERGEGFKQAVEAHKLNVLASQPADFDRTKGLNVMQNLLTAHPDVKAVFAQNDEMALGALRALQTAGKTDVMVVGFDGTADGVKAVQDGKMTATVAQQPEQIGVIGVQTADKVLKGEKVRARIPVDLKLVIK; encoded by the coding sequence ATGAATATGAAAAAGCTGGCTACACTGGTTTCCGCCGTGGCGTTAAGCGCGACCGTCAGCGCCAACGCGATGGCGAAAGACACGATTGCTCTGGTGGTTTCAACGCTGAACAACCCGTTCTTCGTCTCGCTGAAAGATGGCGCGCAGAAAGAAGCGGAAAAACTGGGTTACGAACTGGTGGTGCTGGATTCCCAGAACAACCCGGCGAAAGAGCTGGCGAACGTGCAGGATCTGACCGTACGCGGCACCAAACTGGTACTGATTAACCCGACCGATTCCGACGCGGTGGGTAACGCCGTGAAGATGGCGAACCAGGCGAAAATCCCGGTGATTACGCTCGATCGTATGGCGGCGAAAGGCGATGTGGTCAGCCATATCGCGTCTGATAACATCGCGGGCGGTAAAATTGCCGGTAACTATATTGCGAAGCAGGCCGGTGACGGCGCGAAAGTGATCGAACTGCAGGGCATCGCAGGCACCTCTGCCGCTCGCGAGCGCGGCGAAGGCTTTAAGCAGGCCGTAGAAGCGCACAAGCTGAACGTACTGGCCAGCCAGCCGGCGGATTTCGATCGCACCAAAGGTCTGAACGTCATGCAGAACCTGCTGACCGCGCATCCTGATGTGAAAGCCGTGTTTGCGCAGAACGACGAAATGGCGCTGGGCGCCCTGCGTGCGCTGCAAACCGCAGGCAAAACCGATGTGATGGTTGTTGGCTTCGACGGCACCGCTGACGGCGTGAAAGCGGTTCAGGATGGTAAGATGACCGCGACCGTGGCGCAGCAGCCGGAGCAGATCGGCGTTATTGGCGTACAGACTGCGGATAAAGTGCTGAAA
- the rbsC gene encoding Ribose transport system permease protein rbsC, with translation MTTQTVATRRFFTKAWLMEQKSLIALLVLIAIVSTLSPNFFTVNNMLNILQQTSVNAIMAVGMTLVILTSGIDLSVGSLLALTGAVAASLVGIEVNALVAVVAALALGAAIGAVTGVIVAKGRVQAFIATLVMMLLLRGVTLEYTNGSPVSTGFNDNADLFGWFGIGRPLGIPTPVWIMALVFLVTWYVLHHTRLGRYIYALGGNEAATRLSGISVNKIKIIVYSLSGLLASLAGVIEVARLSSAQPLAGAGYELDAIAAVVLGGTSLAGGKGRIVGTLIGALILGFLNNSLNLLGVSPYYQMIVKAVVILLAVLVDNKKQ, from the coding sequence ATGACTACCCAGACCGTTGCGACTCGTCGCTTTTTCACCAAAGCGTGGCTGATGGAGCAAAAGTCGCTGATAGCCCTGCTGGTGCTGATTGCGATTGTCTCCACCCTGAGCCCGAATTTCTTTACCGTTAATAATATGCTGAATATTCTCCAGCAGACCTCGGTGAACGCCATCATGGCGGTCGGGATGACGCTGGTGATCTTAACCTCGGGTATCGATCTGTCCGTCGGTTCCCTGCTGGCGTTAACCGGGGCGGTCGCCGCCTCGCTCGTCGGCATTGAGGTCAACGCGCTGGTGGCGGTCGTTGCCGCCCTCGCGCTTGGCGCGGCTATTGGCGCGGTGACCGGCGTGATTGTGGCGAAGGGCCGCGTTCAGGCGTTCATCGCCACGCTGGTCATGATGCTGCTGCTGCGTGGGGTGACGCTCGAATACACCAACGGCAGCCCGGTCAGCACCGGTTTTAATGATAATGCCGATCTGTTTGGCTGGTTCGGTATCGGCCGCCCGCTGGGCATCCCGACGCCGGTGTGGATCATGGCGCTGGTGTTCCTGGTGACCTGGTATGTGCTGCACCATACCCGCCTGGGCCGCTATATTTACGCGCTGGGCGGCAATGAAGCGGCGACGCGTCTGTCCGGCATCAGCGTTAACAAAATCAAAATTATCGTGTATTCGCTGTCGGGCCTGCTGGCGTCGCTGGCGGGCGTGATAGAAGTGGCGCGTCTCTCCTCGGCGCAGCCGCTGGCGGGCGCGGGCTATGAGCTGGACGCCATCGCGGCGGTCGTGCTTGGCGGCACCAGCCTTGCCGGCGGTAAAGGTCGCATTGTTGGGACGCTGATCGGCGCGCTGATACTCGGTTTCCTGAATAATAGTCTGAATCTTTTAGGTGTTTCTCCCTATTACCAGATGATCGTCAAAGCAGTGGTCATTTTGCTGGCGGTGCTGGTGGATAACAAAAAGCAGTAA